Proteins from a genomic interval of Banduia mediterranea:
- the trpB gene encoding tryptophan synthase subunit beta has translation MPTPTEADYDFPDSRGHFGPYGGRFVAETLMEPLRELEDAYFSLRSNPAFRAELDRDLALYVGRPSPLYPAERLTAKWGGAQIYLKREDLNHTGAHKVNNTVGQALLAKHLGKTRIIAETGAGQHGVASATVAARLGLKCVVYMGADDIERQSPNVYRMKLLGAEVVSVKSGTRTLKDAMNEALRDWVTNVDDTFYIIGTVAGPHPYPLLVRDFNAIVGREVLRQAPELFGRLPDALVACVGGGSNALGLFHPFIPHREVRMIGVEAGGSGLSTGLHAAPLSAGTPGVLHGNRTYIMADENGQILGTHSISAGLDYPGVGPEHAWLKDLGRVEYVAADDDEALAAFHELTRVEGIIPALESAHAVAHAKKLAAEMGRDQHIVVNLSGRGDKDIFTVAKREGIELS, from the coding sequence GTGCCGACGCCAACTGAAGCAGACTACGATTTCCCCGATTCACGGGGCCACTTTGGTCCCTACGGTGGCCGCTTCGTCGCCGAGACGCTGATGGAACCGCTGCGCGAGCTCGAAGACGCCTATTTCAGCCTGCGCTCGAACCCGGCATTCCGCGCCGAACTCGACCGCGATTTGGCGCTGTATGTGGGGCGGCCTTCGCCGCTGTATCCGGCCGAGCGCCTCACCGCGAAATGGGGCGGCGCGCAGATCTACCTCAAGCGCGAGGACCTCAATCACACCGGCGCGCACAAGGTCAACAACACCGTGGGTCAGGCGCTGCTCGCCAAGCATCTCGGCAAGACCCGCATCATCGCCGAGACCGGCGCCGGCCAGCACGGCGTCGCCAGTGCCACCGTCGCGGCGCGTCTGGGCTTGAAGTGCGTGGTCTACATGGGCGCGGACGATATCGAGCGGCAGAGCCCGAACGTGTATCGCATGAAGCTGCTCGGCGCCGAGGTGGTCTCGGTCAAGAGCGGCACACGAACGCTCAAGGACGCGATGAACGAAGCCCTGCGCGACTGGGTGACCAATGTCGACGACACCTTCTACATCATCGGCACGGTCGCCGGACCGCATCCGTACCCTCTGCTGGTGCGCGATTTCAACGCGATCGTCGGCCGTGAAGTACTGCGTCAGGCGCCCGAGCTGTTCGGTCGGCTGCCGGATGCCCTGGTCGCCTGTGTTGGTGGCGGCTCCAATGCCCTGGGCCTGTTTCATCCGTTCATCCCGCACCGCGAGGTGCGCATGATTGGTGTCGAGGCTGGCGGCAGCGGTCTATCCACAGGCCTGCACGCGGCGCCGCTGTCGGCCGGCACGCCCGGCGTGCTGCACGGAAACCGCACCTACATCATGGCCGACGAGAACGGCCAGATACTCGGCACGCATTCGATCTCGGCCGGGCTGGACTATCCGGGCGTGGGGCCGGAACACGCCTGGCTCAAGGATCTGGGGCGGGTCGAATACGTCGCTGCGGATGACGACGAGGCGCTGGCGGCTTTCCACGAGCTGACCCGTGTCGAGGGCATCATCCCGGCACTGGAGTCGGCGCATGCCGTGGCACACGCGAAGAAGCTGGCGGCGGAGATGGGCCGCGACCAGCACATCGTCGTCAATCTGTCGGGGCGTGGCGACAAGGACATCTTCACCGTCGCCAAGCGCGAAGGTATCGAGCTGTCCTGA
- a CDS encoding DUF6683 family protein, with protein sequence MPNLLHSALAVLFALLCSATAQAQYYGTQIDVNANLNMMLLLQQQDLGNMAGAHEVEQATKRLRHDEDDATRPEGNDFSYLPTASISEAMEQRFLDNLRKTDERMARSAKSDLADRDMIERFEADVGPYGLRSDDVADAMTAYWVVTWMAAKQTDLPKKGEVQAVRAQVRQQLANNEKLRSASNGMRQQLAEAYIYETMWTITLRSSANSKAERQQLASATQAQALKMGLDMSRMELRSDGFVRR encoded by the coding sequence ATGCCAAACCTGCTCCACAGCGCTCTTGCAGTCCTGTTCGCCCTGCTGTGCAGCGCCACCGCCCAGGCGCAGTACTACGGCACGCAAATCGACGTCAACGCCAACCTCAACATGATGCTGCTGCTGCAACAGCAGGACCTCGGCAACATGGCGGGTGCCCACGAGGTCGAACAGGCCACCAAGCGTCTGCGCCATGACGAGGATGACGCAACAAGACCCGAGGGCAACGATTTTTCCTACCTTCCTACGGCCTCGATTTCCGAGGCGATGGAACAAAGATTTCTCGACAATCTACGCAAGACCGACGAGCGCATGGCGCGCAGCGCGAAAAGCGATCTCGCGGATCGCGACATGATCGAGCGCTTCGAGGCCGACGTCGGTCCGTATGGCCTGCGCAGCGACGATGTTGCCGATGCGATGACGGCCTACTGGGTCGTGACCTGGATGGCCGCCAAGCAGACCGACTTGCCGAAAAAGGGGGAAGTCCAGGCGGTACGAGCGCAGGTCCGGCAGCAACTGGCGAACAACGAAAAGCTGCGCTCGGCCAGCAACGGCATGCGCCAGCAACTTGCCGAGGCGTACATCTACGAGACCATGTGGACGATCACACTGAGAAGCAGCGCCAACAGCAAGGCGGAACGTCAGCAATTGGCCAGCGCGACCCAGGCCCAGGCCCTCAAGATGGGTCTGGACATGAGCCGGATGGAACTGAGGTCGGATGGCTTCGTTCGCCGCTGA
- a CDS encoding DUF6932 family protein: protein MSIPDFDHNGVLPAHQGDPTEPGQLSPYPATAREVVERFGTTPPRRAILCGWLELRADLRTAGLSGFQWLNGSFAQDIERQEDRAPQDMDVVSFVRTASVGLPPSVSPPAWLFPDASKERYRVDHYLVNLSGPGEAVVEATRYWSGLFSHTRDGIWKGMLRIDLDTPDMDAEAVVLLAEASP, encoded by the coding sequence ATGAGCATTCCCGATTTCGATCACAACGGGGTCTTGCCTGCCCACCAGGGCGACCCAACCGAGCCGGGACAGTTGTCACCCTACCCAGCCACTGCGCGGGAGGTTGTGGAACGGTTCGGCACGACACCACCACGGCGGGCCATTCTGTGCGGCTGGCTTGAGCTCCGCGCCGACTTAAGGACCGCTGGCCTGTCCGGATTTCAGTGGCTGAACGGGAGCTTTGCTCAAGACATTGAGCGCCAGGAGGACCGAGCGCCGCAGGACATGGACGTGGTTAGCTTCGTTCGCACGGCGTCTGTCGGCTTGCCGCCCAGCGTTTCGCCACCCGCTTGGTTGTTTCCGGACGCCTCGAAGGAGAGGTACCGGGTGGACCACTACCTCGTGAACCTGAGTGGGCCTGGTGAGGCTGTAGTAGAGGCCACCCGCTACTGGTCTGGCTTGTTTTCCCATACCCGTGACGGCATCTGGAAAGGTATGCTGCGCATAGACTTGGACACGCCAGACATGGACGCAGAAGCTGTGGTCCTGCTGGCCGAGGCGTCACCATGA
- a CDS encoding DUF6683 family protein, with protein sequence MNTASAATDLPLSKAIDSLDFGFSPAVSAKVRRELVDSLAKSSRQPPETIRAAIGDRDFIAEFALRFAPLGLRADNFADAMTAYWVSMWSLIHRKELPPRSAFAAARLQLAAMWHKNPYVKREGDRQTMAEVMIYETMLALEERERKLAAGDVQALQALSENSARNMQSKRGVNLKAMQLTESGFTRMTKH encoded by the coding sequence ATGAATACGGCAAGCGCCGCCACCGACCTCCCCTTGTCCAAAGCCATCGATTCCCTCGACTTCGGTTTTTCGCCGGCCGTGTCCGCCAAGGTGCGCCGCGAGTTGGTCGACAGCCTTGCCAAGAGCAGCCGACAACCACCGGAGACGATTCGCGCCGCAATCGGTGATCGAGACTTCATCGCCGAGTTTGCACTTCGATTCGCACCGCTGGGCCTGCGCGCGGACAACTTCGCCGATGCCATGACCGCTTACTGGGTCAGCATGTGGTCGCTGATCCACCGCAAGGAACTGCCGCCGAGGTCGGCCTTTGCAGCGGCGCGACTGCAGCTGGCTGCGATGTGGCACAAGAACCCCTACGTCAAACGCGAGGGCGATCGCCAGACGATGGCGGAAGTGATGATCTACGAAACGATGCTCGCGCTGGAAGAGCGCGAGCGCAAGCTGGCAGCGGGCGACGTACAGGCCTTGCAGGCATTGTCCGAAAACTCCGCCCGCAACATGCAGAGCAAGCGCGGCGTGAACCTCAAGGCGATGCAGCTGACCGAATCCGGATTCACCCGCATGACCAAGCACTGA
- a CDS encoding DUF6683 family protein: MKSKGLILLVGLVSVTPAFAQDLASIYSSSVFQQGVIGMGKPTLEAGQKAYASSASRSDLDALEFDTSSSVERATRQKLLDALLPSSGDPRVQASLRKSIESDAVWESFDNVLGHFGYSSDNLADVTTAYYVMTWEVVNNEDAARYPSGIRAAHQAIESAMATNPEVQSLSDAEKQEACEIMAYMATVAGAAKNELRDSGDTTRLAQLQASIHQSVLRQGVDLRRLRLTDNGFVNY, encoded by the coding sequence TTGAAAAGCAAAGGACTCATCCTGCTTGTCGGCCTGGTCTCGGTGACACCGGCGTTCGCGCAGGACCTGGCGTCGATCTATTCTTCCAGTGTGTTCCAGCAAGGCGTGATCGGCATGGGTAAACCCACGCTCGAAGCCGGCCAGAAAGCCTATGCCAGCAGCGCTTCGCGAAGCGACCTCGACGCATTGGAATTCGATACTTCCAGCAGCGTGGAACGCGCAACGCGCCAGAAGCTGCTCGACGCCCTACTCCCGTCCAGCGGCGACCCGCGGGTCCAGGCATCACTTCGCAAGTCGATTGAAAGCGATGCGGTCTGGGAGTCCTTCGACAACGTGCTCGGGCACTTCGGCTACTCCAGCGACAATCTTGCCGACGTCACTACCGCCTACTACGTAATGACCTGGGAAGTGGTCAACAACGAGGATGCGGCCCGGTATCCTTCCGGCATCCGCGCGGCGCATCAGGCCATAGAATCGGCCATGGCTACCAATCCGGAAGTGCAATCGCTGTCGGACGCCGAAAAGCAGGAAGCCTGCGAAATCATGGCCTACATGGCGACCGTGGCCGGTGCCGCCAAAAACGAGTTGCGGGATTCGGGCGATACGACGCGCCTCGCCCAATTGCAGGCAAGCATTCACCAGTCAGTCCTCAGGCAAGGCGTGGATCTGCGCAGGCTTCGGCTCACCGACAACGGTTTCGTCAACTATTGA
- a CDS encoding phosphoribosylanthranilate isomerase, with product MPTLPTQRTRIKFCGITRAEDARRAIALGVDALGFVLVPASRRALDIEAAVALRRELPPFVAVVALLMDADREFIAQLVGRLRPDLLQFHGSESPDLCRAWGRPYIKSVAMAEPQDLATQSAHYADASALLLDGHPTGELGGQGTAFDWSRIAGGTHPLILAGGLNPDNVASAIGRVRPYAVDVSSGIESAPGLKDAALMQKFIEEVRRADAN from the coding sequence TTGCCCACACTGCCCACGCAAAGAACCCGCATCAAGTTCTGTGGCATCACCCGCGCCGAGGATGCGCGTCGGGCGATCGCCCTCGGTGTTGACGCGCTGGGTTTTGTTCTGGTGCCGGCGAGCCGTCGCGCGCTCGACATCGAGGCGGCGGTCGCGCTGCGGCGTGAACTGCCACCGTTCGTGGCGGTGGTCGCATTGCTGATGGACGCGGATCGCGAATTCATCGCGCAGCTGGTGGGCCGCCTGCGGCCGGACCTGCTGCAGTTCCACGGCAGCGAATCGCCGGATCTGTGTCGAGCCTGGGGCCGGCCATACATCAAATCCGTCGCCATGGCCGAGCCGCAGGATCTGGCCACGCAAAGTGCACACTACGCGGATGCAAGCGCGCTGCTGCTGGACGGGCATCCGACCGGCGAATTGGGCGGGCAGGGTACGGCCTTCGACTGGAGCCGGATCGCCGGAGGCACACATCCGCTGATACTCGCGGGCGGCCTGAATCCGGATAATGTGGCCTCCGCGATCGGGCGGGTCCGGCCCTATGCTGTGGATGTAAGCAGCGGAATCGAAAGCGCGCCGGGTCTCAAGGACGCGGCGCTCATGCAAAAGTTCATAGAAGAGGTTCGTCGTGCCGACGCCAACTGA
- the truA gene encoding tRNA pseudouridine(38-40) synthase TruA, with translation MRRWCAGVEYHGGAYSGWQAQNHHVSVQATLETALSRIANHPVRLVAAGRTDAGVHALQQVVHFDSDAARLPDAWVLGSNTQLPADISLPWVKPVDGTFNARYSALSRRYRYLIHNHRSRSALSGGRATWWTYPLDATCMHRAAQVLVGTHDFSAFRASVCQSRTPVRNLLAIEVFRRGDFVVIDVIANAFLHHMVRNITGSLLMVGQGRHPETWIAELLAGRDRTRAGMTAPADGLYFVGPRYPDGYGLPPPPEPWFPAG, from the coding sequence ATGAGGCGTTGGTGCGCGGGCGTGGAGTACCATGGCGGTGCCTATTCCGGCTGGCAGGCGCAAAACCACCACGTATCGGTGCAGGCGACGCTGGAGACGGCCCTGTCGCGGATCGCGAATCATCCGGTTCGTCTGGTGGCCGCTGGCCGTACCGATGCCGGCGTCCACGCTCTGCAACAGGTCGTGCACTTCGACAGCGATGCCGCGCGTCTGCCGGATGCCTGGGTCCTGGGCAGCAACACGCAGCTGCCGGCCGATATCAGCCTGCCGTGGGTGAAGCCGGTCGACGGCACGTTCAATGCGCGTTATTCGGCGCTGTCGCGTCGTTATCGCTATCTGATTCACAATCATCGTTCGCGGTCCGCGCTGAGCGGTGGCCGGGCCACCTGGTGGACCTATCCGCTGGATGCCACGTGCATGCATCGCGCGGCCCAGGTCCTGGTCGGGACGCATGATTTTTCGGCGTTTCGGGCCTCGGTCTGCCAGTCGCGCACGCCGGTACGGAACCTGTTGGCGATCGAGGTGTTCCGGCGCGGCGACTTCGTGGTGATCGACGTGATCGCCAATGCCTTTCTGCACCACATGGTGCGAAACATCACCGGCAGCCTGCTGATGGTGGGGCAGGGGCGTCACCCCGAAACCTGGATTGCGGAGCTGCTTGCCGGCCGGGACAGAACGCGCGCGGGGATGACGGCACCGGCCGATGGCCTGTATTTTGTCGGCCCCCGCTATCCGGACGGCTATGGCCTGCCGCCACCGCCGGAACCCTGGTTTCCCGCCGGTTGA